One part of the Fusobacterium pseudoperiodonticum genome encodes these proteins:
- a CDS encoding RIO1 family regulatory kinase/ATPase domain-containing protein, giving the protein MSKNKIPEKIIKVLKDDHRSYVYVFELEPYGDKKFVYKESREKNKRKWQKFLNFFRGSESKREYYQMKKINSLGLKTAKPVFYNKEYLMYEYIEGNEPTVDDIDLVVKELKKIHSMGYLHGDSHINNFLISPEKEVYIIDSKFQKNKYGKFGEIFEMMYLEDSVGIEIDYDKKSFYYKGATLLRKYLTFFSKLKNIIRGK; this is encoded by the coding sequence ATGAGTAAAAATAAGATTCCAGAAAAAATTATAAAGGTTTTAAAAGATGATCATAGAAGCTATGTATACGTCTTTGAATTAGAGCCTTATGGCGATAAAAAATTTGTGTATAAAGAGTCAAGAGAAAAAAATAAAAGAAAATGGCAAAAATTTTTAAATTTTTTTAGGGGTTCTGAGAGTAAAAGAGAATATTATCAAATGAAGAAAATAAATTCTTTGGGACTTAAAACTGCAAAACCTGTTTTCTATAATAAAGAATACTTAATGTATGAATATATTGAAGGAAATGAACCAACAGTAGATGACATTGATTTAGTGGTAAAAGAACTAAAAAAAATACATTCTATGGGTTATTTACATGGGGATTCACATATTAATAATTTTTTAATATCTCCTGAAAAAGAAGTATATATAATTGATTCAAAATTTCAGAAAAATAAATATGGAAAATTTGGAGAAATCTTTGAAATGATGTATTTAGAGGACAGTGTAGGAATAGAAATTGACTATGATAAAAAAAGTTTTTATTATAAAGGGGCAACATTACTTAGAAAATATTTAACCTTTTTTTCAAAATTAAAAAATATAATTAGAGGAAAATAA
- the recA gene encoding recombinase RecA: MAAKKDKNTPDSKITDKEGKQKAVNDAMAAITKGFGAGLIMKLGEKSSMNVESIPTGSINLDIALGIGGVPKGRIIEVYGAESSGKTTLALHIIAEAQKQGGTVAFIDAEHALDPVYAKALGVDIDELLISQPDYGEQALEIADTLVRSGAIDLIVIDSVAALVPKAEIDGEMSDQQMGLQARLMSKGLRKLTGNLNKYKTTMIFINQIREKIGVTYGPTTTTTGGKALKFYASVRLEVKKMGTVKQGDDPIGSEVVVKVTKNKVAPPFKEAAFEILYGKGISRVGEIIDAAVARDIIVKAGSWFSFRDQSIGQGKEKVRIELESNPELLEQVEADLKEAISKGPVDKKKKKSKKELASDDTDTDDAELDEDSSEDSND; the protein is encoded by the coding sequence ATGGCAGCAAAAAAAGATAAAAATACCCCAGATTCAAAAATAACTGATAAAGAAGGAAAACAAAAAGCCGTTAATGACGCAATGGCAGCGATTACAAAAGGTTTTGGTGCTGGGCTTATTATGAAATTGGGAGAAAAGAGTTCTATGAATGTAGAATCTATCCCAACAGGAAGTATAAATTTAGATATAGCTTTAGGAATTGGTGGAGTACCTAAGGGAAGAATTATAGAAGTTTATGGAGCAGAAAGTTCTGGTAAAACTACTCTTGCTTTACATATCATAGCTGAAGCTCAAAAACAAGGTGGAACAGTTGCCTTTATTGATGCTGAACATGCTCTAGATCCAGTTTATGCAAAAGCTTTAGGTGTAGATATAGATGAACTTTTAATTTCTCAACCAGACTATGGAGAACAAGCACTTGAAATAGCAGATACTCTTGTTAGATCAGGGGCTATTGATTTAATAGTTATTGACTCAGTTGCTGCTCTTGTTCCAAAGGCAGAAATTGATGGAGAAATGTCTGATCAACAAATGGGATTACAAGCAAGACTTATGTCAAAAGGTTTAAGAAAATTAACAGGAAATCTTAATAAATATAAGACTACAATGATTTTTATTAACCAAATCAGAGAAAAAATTGGAGTAACTTATGGACCAACAACTACAACTACAGGAGGTAAGGCTCTTAAATTCTATGCTTCAGTTAGATTAGAAGTTAAGAAAATGGGTACAGTAAAACAAGGTGACGATCCAATAGGAAGTGAAGTTGTAGTAAAAGTAACTAAGAATAAGGTTGCACCTCCATTTAAAGAAGCAGCTTTTGAAATACTATATGGAAAAGGAATTTCAAGAGTTGGAGAAATTATAGATGCAGCTGTTGCTAGAGATATAATAGTTAAAGCTGGTTCTTGGTTTAGCTTTAGAGATCAAAGTATAGGTCAAGGAAAAGAAAAAGTAAGAATAGAATTAGAATCAAATCCAGAATTATTAGAACAAGTTGAAGCAGACTTAAAAGAAGCTATTTCAAAAGGACCTGTTGATAAGAAAAAGAAAAAATCTAAAAAGGAACTTGCTTCTGATGATACAGATACTGATGATGCTGAATTAGATGAGGATTCAAGTGAAGACAGTAACGATTAA
- a CDS encoding regulatory protein RecX: protein MRIQVKTVTIKGNKIFLENDKIIYLTKEMIAKFDLNGKTCLDDETFYSLIYFRIKLSAYNMLAKRDYFKKELKNKLIEKIGFADIVEDVVEDFEEKGYLDDYEKAKSYASQHSNYGAKKLSFIFYQMGVDRETISEILEDDKDNQIEKIKQLWFKLGNKEKQKKIESILRKGFLYGDIKKAISSIEEEEEE, encoded by the coding sequence ATGAGGATTCAAGTGAAGACAGTAACGATTAAGGGAAATAAAATTTTCCTTGAAAATGATAAAATTATCTATTTAACTAAAGAAATGATTGCTAAATTTGATTTGAATGGAAAGACTTGTCTTGATGACGAGACTTTCTATTCTCTTATATATTTTAGAATAAAATTATCAGCTTACAATATGTTGGCAAAGAGAGATTATTTTAAAAAAGAATTAAAAAATAAATTGATAGAAAAAATTGGTTTTGCAGATATAGTTGAAGATGTTGTAGAAGATTTTGAAGAAAAAGGTTATTTAGATGACTATGAAAAAGCGAAGTCTTATGCAAGTCAACATTCTAATTACGGAGCTAAAAAACTGTCTTTTATTTTCTATCAAATGGGTGTTGATAGAGAGACCATCTCTGAAATTTTGGAAGATGATAAGGATAATCAGATTGAAAAAATAAAGCAACTTTGGTTTAAATTAGGTAATAAAGAAAAACAAAAGAAAATTGAAAGTATTTTAAGGAAAGGCTTCTTATATGGAGATATTAAAAAAGCTATATCTTCAATAGAAGAGGAGGAAGAAGAATGA
- a CDS encoding glycosyltransferase family 2 protein, translating into MTLTVSIITLNEEKNLERTLKSVQDFADEIVIVDSGSTDKTEEIAKKFGAKFVYQEWLGYGAQRNKAIDLATSDWVLNIDADEEISPELAKRIKAIKENSRYKVYKINFMSVCFNKKIKHGGWSNSYRIRLFRKDAGRFNENSVHEEFKTTQEIAKLHKYIYHHTYSDLADYFDRFNKYTTLGAIEYYKKGKKASIISIVLSPIYKFLRMYIVRLGFLDGLEGFLLATTSSLYTMVKYYKLREIYKNNSYIEKEGNDGN; encoded by the coding sequence GTGACCTTAACCGTTTCAATAATAACTTTAAATGAAGAGAAAAACTTAGAAAGAACTTTAAAATCTGTACAAGATTTTGCCGATGAGATAGTGATTGTGGATAGTGGTTCAACAGATAAAACAGAAGAAATCGCTAAAAAATTTGGAGCAAAGTTTGTATATCAAGAATGGCTTGGGTATGGTGCACAAAGAAATAAGGCTATAGATTTAGCAACTTCAGATTGGGTATTAAATATAGACGCTGATGAAGAAATTTCTCCAGAACTTGCTAAAAGAATAAAGGCAATAAAAGAAAATAGCCGTTATAAAGTATATAAAATAAACTTTATGTCAGTTTGCTTTAATAAGAAAATAAAACATGGTGGTTGGAGCAACTCATATAGAATTAGATTATTTAGAAAAGATGCAGGAAGATTCAATGAAAATAGTGTTCACGAAGAGTTTAAGACGACTCAAGAGATAGCTAAGCTTCATAAATATATTTATCATCATACTTATTCTGATTTAGCAGATTATTTTGATAGATTCAATAAATATACAACTTTAGGGGCTATTGAATACTATAAAAAAGGAAAAAAAGCTAGTATAATTTCTATAGTATTGAGTCCAATATATAAATTTTTAAGAATGTATATAGTAAGACTTGGTTTTTTAGATGGGCTTGAAGGCTTTCTATTAGCTACAACAAGTTCACTTTATACTATGGTGAAATATTATAAATTAAGAGAAATATACAAAAATAACTCCTATATTGAAAAGGAAGGAAACGATGGAAATTAA
- a CDS encoding glycosyltransferase family 9 protein encodes MEIKRILVSRTDKIGDLILSIPSFFMLKKMYPNAELVAIVRKYNMDIVKNLPYIDRFVVLDDYTKAELLEKIAYFKADVFIALYNDAYIAALARASKAKIRIGPISKLNSFFTYNKGILQKRSRSIKNEGEYNLDLVAKLDKKKFSMLYELNTKLVLTDDNRKVADTFFKENSIEGKCLVVNPFIGGSAKNITDEQYVSILKKVKEEMPDLNIIVTSHISDEERNEKFCKDIGKDKVFSFSNGASILNTASIIDKADVYFGASTGPTHIAGALGKRIVAIYPNKKTQSITRWGVFGNSNVEYIVPDENNPNEDYKNPYFDNFTEEMENKAVKYILEGLK; translated from the coding sequence ATGGAAATTAAAAGAATTTTAGTTTCAAGAACAGATAAGATTGGAGATTTGATTTTATCTATACCTAGTTTTTTTATGTTGAAAAAAATGTATCCTAATGCAGAGCTTGTAGCTATCGTTAGGAAATACAATATGGATATAGTAAAAAACTTACCATATATTGATAGATTTGTTGTACTTGATGACTATACCAAGGCGGAACTTTTAGAAAAAATAGCCTATTTTAAGGCTGATGTTTTTATAGCCTTATACAATGATGCGTATATTGCTGCTTTAGCAAGAGCAAGTAAGGCTAAAATAAGAATAGGACCTATATCTAAATTAAATTCCTTTTTTACATATAATAAAGGTATTCTACAAAAAAGATCTAGATCAATTAAAAATGAAGGAGAATATAATTTAGACTTAGTTGCAAAACTAGATAAGAAAAAATTTTCAATGTTATATGAGTTAAATACAAAATTGGTGCTTACAGATGATAATAGAAAAGTGGCAGATACATTCTTTAAAGAAAATTCTATTGAAGGGAAATGCCTTGTGGTAAATCCTTTTATAGGAGGATCTGCTAAAAATATAACAGATGAACAATATGTGAGTATATTAAAAAAAGTAAAAGAAGAAATGCCTGATTTAAATATTATTGTTACAAGTCATATATCAGATGAAGAAAGAAATGAGAAATTCTGTAAAGATATAGGGAAAGACAAAGTCTTTAGTTTTTCTAATGGAGCAAGTATTTTAAATACAGCCTCAATAATAGATAAAGCAGATGTATATTTTGGAGCTTCAACAGGCCCAACTCATATAGCAGGAGCATTAGGAAAAAGAATAGTAGCCATCTATCCTAATAAGAAAACTCAAAGTATAACTAGATGGGGAGTTTTTGGAAATTCTAATGTTGAGTATATAGTACCTGATGAAAATAATCCAAATGAAGATTATAAAAATCCATACTTTGATAACTTTACAGAGGAGATGGAAAACAAGGCTGTTAAATATATATTAGAGGGATTGAAATGA
- a CDS encoding glycosyltransferase family 9 protein: MNILIIHTAFIGDIVLSTALVSKVKEKYPDSDIYYLTTPLGKEILKNNPKIKEIIVYDKRGKDKGFKAFVSFVRKIRKLKIDVCLTPHRYLRSSVLSFLSGAKIREGYDIANLAFLFNKKIKYDKTKHEVEKLLSFVDDNNTKRYELEMYPDEQDKNKIDSLIKNLSDNKKIVLIAPGSKWFTKKWPEEYFRTLIQNLVKRDDLLIVITGGKEEKEINLELDSKVLDLRGEISLLELAELTKRATLVVSNDSAPIHVTSAFPNTRIIGIFGPTVKEFGFFPWSQNSKVFEIDNLYCRPCAIHGGNSCPEKHFRCMREITPDLIENEIYNYIASTDGKKVKANE, from the coding sequence ATGAATATTTTAATAATACATACAGCTTTTATTGGAGATATTGTACTTTCGACTGCTTTGGTATCAAAGGTAAAAGAAAAGTATCCTGACTCAGATATCTATTATTTGACAACACCTTTAGGGAAAGAAATACTAAAGAATAATCCTAAAATTAAAGAGATTATTGTCTATGATAAAAGAGGGAAGGATAAGGGATTTAAAGCCTTTGTTTCTTTTGTAAGAAAGATTAGAAAGTTAAAAATAGATGTTTGTCTAACCCCACATAGATACCTAAGAAGTAGTGTCTTGTCTTTCTTAAGTGGAGCGAAAATAAGAGAAGGTTATGACATAGCAAACTTAGCTTTTCTCTTCAATAAAAAAATTAAATACGATAAGACAAAACATGAAGTGGAGAAACTACTTTCTTTTGTAGATGACAACAATACTAAAAGATATGAGCTTGAGATGTATCCTGATGAGCAGGATAAGAACAAAATAGATTCTTTAATTAAAAATTTATCAGATAATAAAAAAATAGTACTTATTGCACCTGGAAGTAAATGGTTTACTAAAAAATGGCCTGAAGAATACTTTAGAACTTTGATACAAAACTTAGTTAAAAGAGATGATTTATTGATAGTTATAACAGGTGGAAAAGAGGAAAAAGAAATAAACTTAGAACTTGATTCGAAAGTTTTAGATTTAAGAGGAGAAATAAGTTTATTGGAACTAGCAGAGCTTACTAAGAGAGCAACATTAGTTGTTTCAAATGATTCAGCTCCTATCCATGTAACATCAGCTTTCCCAAATACAAGAATAATAGGAATTTTTGGGCCAACAGTCAAGGAATTTGGTTTCTTCCCTTGGTCTCAAAATAGTAAAGTATTTGAAATTGATAATCTATATTGCAGACCTTGTGCAATACATGGAGGAAATTCTTGTCCTGAGAAACATTTTAGATGTATGAGGGAAATTACTCCAGACTTAATAGAAAATGAGATTTATAATTACATTGCTAGTACTGATGGTAAAAAGGTGAAAGCCAATGAGTAA
- a CDS encoding STAND family AAA ATPase, whose amino-acid sequence MRNDINSEGYYSLIQSLKICIDKNFLSQLNDAGLFTDTHTKRELKLDDIYIPPQLILFDEEKLDRDKNIDLKNIIDKIDIDSKILIYGDDQAGKTSLCYYLFKELFSHEEIPIYLSGKTIKKFPKDKNIKDILKSQYSDENNLDDFDLKNCILIFDDFHLYKDIYELNFLSDFKAVILVVNSIFQFNFRVAEVNNFKKFFISEFSKKLREKLFVKWINISSEDYIDNRKEILEIDSCHELIDKTLLNGIMPSYPFFILSILIGKESNANRLNSDITSRANCYSFLIYTVLEKCNIKSNDIDSYENILASMAFYIYNLKNSFDDMEIDNFFKLYEKRFLLPSNSPKEVILYKLCSAKVIYKNIRDEYEFKYPYLYYYFLSIFFTKNYIDQEDTIDKILSNLQLEKNAYICMFLAYHSINDNFINKLISKSKELFKDSKIVTLNKEDMKFFSKNLDIGKLIYLSSEDDVRKARNENLEYQERLENNSEEDLNEYIEDESDNSSDDTLLKDLYKSIRTIEVIGNIVKNRYGSLPIEQQKNIIQEAININLRIIEYFFSSIKQQKEQEAIITWIKKRLEHFMKNKKFENNKLDYLEHAKHIFWNIAYYTVAALIYQTIRSIGTRNLNRIISELANSIKTPAYSLIEHGIKIFYSYDIDVEKIKKDYKDYSYSFIAELIMKHLISLFSQYNIIDYRNKQRISEKLQIPLQTKIS is encoded by the coding sequence ATGCGTAATGATATCAATTCAGAAGGATATTATTCTCTAATACAATCACTAAAAATTTGTATAGATAAAAATTTCCTTTCTCAACTAAATGATGCAGGACTATTTACAGATACTCATACTAAAAGAGAGCTAAAATTAGATGACATTTATATTCCTCCTCAATTAATACTATTTGATGAAGAAAAATTAGACAGAGATAAAAATATAGATTTAAAAAATATTATAGATAAAATAGATATTGATTCTAAAATTTTAATTTATGGAGACGATCAAGCTGGAAAAACTTCATTATGTTATTATCTTTTTAAAGAATTGTTTTCACATGAAGAAATTCCAATTTATTTATCAGGAAAAACTATAAAAAAATTTCCTAAAGATAAAAATATAAAAGATATTTTAAAATCTCAGTATTCTGATGAAAATAATTTAGATGATTTTGATTTAAAAAATTGTATTCTTATTTTTGATGATTTTCACTTATATAAAGATATATATGAGTTAAATTTTCTTTCAGATTTTAAAGCTGTTATTCTAGTTGTAAATTCTATTTTTCAATTTAATTTTAGAGTAGCTGAAGTTAATAACTTTAAAAAATTTTTTATCTCTGAATTCTCTAAAAAATTAAGAGAAAAATTATTTGTTAAATGGATAAATATCAGCTCAGAGGATTATATTGACAACAGAAAAGAAATTTTAGAAATAGATAGTTGTCATGAATTAATAGATAAAACTCTCCTAAATGGAATTATGCCTTCCTACCCATTTTTTATCTTATCAATTTTAATAGGAAAAGAAAGTAATGCAAATCGATTAAATTCAGATATTACTTCTAGAGCTAACTGCTACTCATTTTTAATATACACTGTACTAGAAAAATGTAATATTAAAAGTAATGATATAGATTCATATGAAAATATCCTAGCTTCTATGGCTTTTTATATATATAATCTAAAAAATAGTTTTGATGATATGGAAATAGACAATTTCTTTAAATTATATGAAAAAAGATTCTTGCTTCCATCAAATTCTCCTAAAGAAGTAATATTATATAAGTTATGTTCTGCAAAAGTAATATATAAAAATATTAGAGATGAGTATGAATTTAAATATCCTTATTTATATTATTACTTTCTATCAATATTTTTTACAAAAAATTATATAGATCAAGAAGATACAATTGATAAAATTCTAAGCAATCTACAATTAGAAAAAAATGCATATATTTGTATGTTTTTAGCTTATCATTCAATAAATGATAATTTTATAAATAAACTAATAAGTAAGTCAAAAGAATTGTTTAAAGATTCTAAAATAGTGACACTAAATAAAGAGGACATGAAATTTTTTAGTAAAAATTTAGATATTGGAAAACTTATATATCTTTCTTCAGAGGATGATGTTAGAAAGGCAAGAAATGAAAATCTTGAATATCAAGAAAGACTAGAAAATAACTCTGAAGAAGATTTAAATGAATATATTGAAGATGAATCTGATAATTCTTCAGATGATACTCTATTAAAAGATTTATATAAAAGTATAAGAACAATTGAAGTTATAGGAAATATTGTAAAAAATAGATATGGTTCTTTGCCTATTGAACAACAAAAAAATATTATTCAAGAAGCAATAAACATAAATTTAAGAATTATAGAATATTTTTTTTCTTCAATTAAACAACAAAAAGAACAAGAAGCTATAATAACTTGGATAAAAAAACGTCTAGAACATTTTATGAAAAATAAAAAGTTTGAAAATAATAAACTTGATTATTTAGAACATGCCAAACATATTTTCTGGAATATTGCTTATTATACCGTAGCTGCACTAATATATCAAACTATTCGTTCTATTGGAACCAGAAATTTAAATAGAATTATCTCAGAATTAGCAAATAGTATTAAAACTCCTGCTTATTCTTTAATAGAACATGGAATAAAAATATTTTATAGTTATGATATTGATGTAGAAAAAATAAAAAAAGATTATAAAGATTATTCATATTCTTTTATTGCTGAATTAATAATGAAACACCTAATATCCTTATTTAGTCAATATAACATCATTGATTACAGAAATAAACAACGGATATCAGAAAAATTACAAATCCCTTTACAAACTAAGATATCCTAA
- a CDS encoding cupin domain-containing protein codes for MKKLLFSTLLIGICLTGVASAKEKNPILLKQVYKKEELIALDKQNVAGGNGTLHGKFAFTRDMATEDEAIKEIGWMTLNKGESVGVHSHKNNEDTYIIISGEGIFTDGSGKETVVKAGDVTIARPNQSHGLRNEKDEPLVFLDIIAQNHALKAEK; via the coding sequence ATGAAAAAATTACTATTTTCTACATTGCTTATAGGGATCTGTTTAACAGGAGTAGCTAGTGCAAAAGAAAAAAATCCAATTCTTTTAAAACAAGTATATAAGAAGGAAGAATTGATAGCATTAGACAAACAAAATGTAGCAGGAGGAAATGGAACTTTACATGGGAAATTTGCCTTTACAAGAGATATGGCTACTGAAGATGAAGCTATCAAAGAAATAGGTTGGATGACACTAAATAAGGGAGAATCTGTAGGAGTGCATTCTCATAAAAATAATGAAGATACTTACATCATTATTTCAGGGGAAGGAATCTTTACAGATGGTTCAGGAAAAGAAACAGTAGTTAAAGCAGGAGATGTAACTATTGCGAGACCAAATCAATCTCATGGACTTCGTAATGAAAAAGATGAGCCACTAGTATTTTTAGATATTATTGCTCAAAACCATGCTTTAAAAGCAGAAAAGTAA
- the tsaD gene encoding tRNA (adenosine(37)-N6)-threonylcarbamoyltransferase complex transferase subunit TsaD produces MIILGIESSCDETSIAVVRDGKEILSNNISSQIEIHKEYGGVVPEIASRQHIKNIATVLEESLAEAKITLDDVDYIAVTYAPGLIGALLVGLSFAKGLSYAKNIPIIPVHHIKGHMYANFLEHEVELPCISLVVSGGHTNIIHIDKNHKFTNIGETLDDAVGESCDKVARVLGLGYPGGPVIDKMYYKGDRNFLKITKPKVSRFDFSFSGIKTAIINFDNNMKMKNQEYKKEDLAASFLGTVVDILCDKTLDAAVEKNVKTIMLAGGVAANSLLRSQLTEKAAEKGIKVIYPSMKLCTDNAAMIAEAAYYKLKNAKNEEDCFAGLDLNGVASLMVSDEKAI; encoded by the coding sequence ATGATTATTTTAGGTATAGAAAGTTCATGTGATGAAACTTCTATTGCAGTTGTAAGAGATGGAAAAGAAATTTTATCAAATAATATTTCTTCACAAATTGAAATTCATAAAGAATATGGTGGAGTTGTTCCAGAAATTGCTTCAAGACAACATATTAAAAATATAGCTACTGTTCTTGAAGAAAGTTTAGCAGAAGCAAAGATTACTCTAGATGATGTGGATTATATTGCAGTAACATATGCACCTGGACTAATTGGAGCTTTACTTGTTGGACTTTCATTTGCTAAGGGACTATCTTATGCAAAAAATATCCCTATTATACCTGTTCATCATATAAAAGGACATATGTATGCAAACTTTTTGGAGCATGAGGTAGAATTACCTTGTATCTCACTTGTTGTTTCTGGAGGACATACAAATATTATTCATATTGATAAAAATCATAAATTTACTAATATAGGTGAAACTTTAGATGATGCAGTTGGAGAAAGCTGTGATAAAGTTGCAAGAGTTTTAGGATTAGGATATCCTGGTGGACCTGTTATAGATAAGATGTACTATAAGGGGGATAGAAACTTTTTAAAGATTACTAAGCCTAAAGTTTCAAGATTTGACTTTAGCTTCTCTGGAATTAAGACTGCTATTATAAATTTTGACAATAATATGAAAATGAAAAATCAAGAATATAAAAAAGAAGATCTAGCTGCTTCATTCTTAGGAACAGTTGTAGATATTCTTTGTGATAAAACTTTAGATGCAGCTGTTGAAAAAAATGTAAAGACTATTATGCTTGCAGGAGGAGTTGCTGCAAACTCTTTATTGAGAAGTCAACTTACAGAAAAAGCAGCTGAAAAAGGAATTAAAGTTATATATCCAAGTATGAAATTATGTACAGATAATGCAGCCATGATAGCTGAGGCAGCATACTATAAGTTAAAAAATGCTAAAAATGAAGAAGATTGTTTTGCAGGTTTAGACTTAAATGGGGTTGCAAGTTTAATGGTTAGCGATGAAAAAGCGATATAA
- a CDS encoding glycosyltransferase family 9 protein encodes MENRKRILVIRLSSIGDVILTTPVLKAFKEKYPESIIDFLVIDKFKDAISLSPYVDNLLLFNKEKNDGLSNLIKFAKELSKNEYDYVFDLHSKFRSKIITFILSKFYKVKSYTYKKRAFWKSILVNLKLIKYEVDNTIVKNYFSAFKDFELKYQGEDLNFSFEPELKNKFEEYKGHIAFAVGASKETKKWTVEGFGKLAKKLYEAYGKKIILVGGKEDFERCDTIEKISENSVINLAGKLSLKETGALLSQARFLLTNDSGPFHIARGVGCKTFVIFGPTSPGMFDFGENDVLVYNKIECTPCSLHGDKVCPKKHFKCMKELSYEKVFKIIESKEW; translated from the coding sequence TTGGAAAATCGAAAAAGAATATTAGTTATAAGATTAAGTTCAATAGGAGATGTGATACTTACAACTCCAGTGTTAAAAGCATTTAAAGAAAAATATCCTGAAAGTATAATTGATTTCTTAGTGATAGACAAATTTAAAGATGCAATAAGTTTATCGCCTTATGTAGATAATCTTCTGCTCTTTAATAAAGAAAAAAATGATGGTTTATCAAATTTAATAAAGTTTGCTAAAGAACTTTCAAAAAATGAATATGACTATGTATTTGATTTACATTCTAAGTTTCGTTCAAAAATAATTACATTTATTTTGAGTAAATTCTATAAGGTGAAATCATATACCTATAAAAAAAGAGCTTTTTGGAAGTCTATATTGGTCAATCTGAAACTTATTAAATATGAAGTTGACAATACTATAGTTAAAAATTATTTTTCAGCTTTTAAAGATTTTGAGTTAAAATATCAGGGAGAAGATTTAAATTTTTCATTTGAACCTGAGTTAAAAAATAAATTTGAAGAATACAAAGGTCATATAGCTTTTGCAGTTGGTGCTTCAAAAGAAACTAAAAAGTGGACAGTGGAAGGCTTTGGAAAACTAGCAAAAAAACTATATGAAGCTTATGGTAAAAAAATAATTTTAGTTGGTGGCAAAGAAGATTTTGAAAGATGTGATACAATAGAGAAAATAAGTGAAAATTCTGTTATCAATTTGGCTGGAAAATTAAGTTTAAAAGAAACAGGAGCTCTGCTATCACAGGCAAGATTTTTGCTTACAAACGATTCAGGACCTTTTCATATTGCAAGAGGAGTGGGCTGTAAAACATTTGTAATATTTGGACCCACAAGTCCAGGAATGTTTGACTTTGGAGAAAATGATGTTTTAGTCTATAATAAGATTGAATGTACACCTTGTAGTTTACATGGTGATAAAGTTTGTCCAAAGAAACATTTTAAGTGTATGAAAGAATTAAGTTATGAAAAAGTTTTTAAAATAATAGAAAGTAAGGAGTGGTAA